TAATCCAAGCCTACCAAGAAAAATGGTACTCTCTCCAGCGCGGCCAACTCAAAGCCAACCAATGGGAGGAGGTAGCCGTAACCGTCGCCACTCGTTGCGGCCTCTTCGATGATTCCGCCGCCAAAACCGCCCTCCAGTGCCGTCACAAGATGGAGAAACTCCGCCGTCGCTACCGCTCCGAACGCCAAAACCTCGGCTCTGCTTCCCCTTGGCCTTACTACGACGCCATGGAATCTCTGGAGCAAGGGCCTTTGCCTATCTCGGCTCGACCATTGGCTTCCATTGTTCCAAACGGACATGAAGCTGGGAACTACTACCATAACGACGACGAAAACAACCCAatcgaggaagaagaagaagatgacgaAGAACATGAAGGAGGAAACCGGTTCAGCAAAAGCCGCAGCATCAATTACATATTGCGGCGGCCGAGTGTTGTGAACCGGTTTTCTGGGCTAATGAAGAAAAGGGTTAGAACAGAAGAGGAAGGGGATGGTGATGGTGACGCAGCAATAACGGGAAAGGGGGAAGAAGACAAAGGGGTGGAACTAGCAATGGAAATTAGGAGATTTGCAGAAAGGGTTATGAGGttagaaaggaaaaaaatggaGATAATGCATGAAACTGAAAGGTTGAGAAtggaaatggaaaacaaaaggatTGAGATGATATTGGACTCGGAGAAGAAAATTGTGGATGCCATATCAACCAGTTTGGGGTCAAAAACAAAGGAGTGAAGGTAGAGCAAGATTTGGGTTCTTCAAGAAACTTTCTTCTATTGGAGCTTTAGGTTGTATAGACTAAATAGTGATGGAACTGAACATAATTTTTGAGCTGCAATTGTTGAGATTTTGCATTTCTGCTCTCTCTGGTGCCTAACTCTTTTGAACAGTATTTCTAATCTGATCACATGATTAAGCTTTGAAACTGTTTTTATCTAGCAATTGTTCTAGTGGGTTTTTTTCTTCTATCTTTGGCTTTCATTGATGAATAATGAGCTTAAGGTCATCCACAGTATGTCTAGGTTTCTCAATGTACTTTTTTTTGTCGAAACCATAGAGTCCACTGTGAATGATTAATTCCCTTGTCTTAGATGCTTTCTAAAAAAAGTAAACGATTGGCTATTAAATATACTCTATTTTCATGGGTAAAGATTAAATGTCTGGCTTCATTATTAAATGACGGGTAAGGATTGAAATCCAGTTCTCATTATTAAAGGATAAGGGTGAATAATCATCACATTATATCTCATAGTTCAATTTTtcaatgcatgtatatatatttcaagAATCTTTGAATGATCATATTCTCAGACGAACATCTCTCTCCGCGAGATACTTAAACTTACTAGGAACTAGGAATTTTTCTATGTATTTACACTTTTAACTTGAAACCTGAAGGTCACTATTTATATAATGCCCAGAAATTCTTTGAAACATATTACTGCTTGGAGGTTTCTAACAAACTACAGTATACGTTTGATCCTTAGGTGCTAATTTGAAGCACTGGTTAATTTTATATCGGTAGAATCTGAAAATGTATAACAAGTATGGTCTTTGTGTACTTCAAACACTTGGATGGCTAATGTATGGAGAATATTGTAGGAAAAATGAGGGAAGGAATATACTAGAGTTGATAACTCAAAAgttatgcatataataaaattgATAACTCAAAAAGTTATGCATCTGATTGTTTATTGCAGTTTAGTTCAAATTAGATAAAAATTACAAAAGGGCCAAGCAAAGAGCTTTCCGTACCGCATTTCAGGTCTCTTAAAAATTTTGGATATAGTTTTTTTTCCAGTCAAAAAAGGGAAGAGACACTCATTGCAGATGCCAATGAACTAACCAAATAGAACTAAATTCTCAAGTTTCATAAGCAAGAAACATAAGGGCTTATGGTAGACCCAGAAGGAATAGGGAATGGAAAGGGTATGCACCAATTAAAGGATTTTTGTATTATGAGAATCTGATGACTGTttacaaattacaaataaatGCTTGGGTGGGAATGGCCATGGCCATGGCTATGGCAGTGACGGCTGCTGGTCGTTCTAATAGCAGTGACCAGTTTCTACACCACAACAAACCTTAATATTCACAAAATTCCCCAAAGGCTTTTTGCCCATAACAATGATTGCTAGATACCCACTAGACCTCAAAGGGTAATAAATACATGCACTGACCTACTGGGCCAAAAAGAAAGAAGCCATGGAAAAGGGAGATGTGACCTATGTACAAATGCCACTATATCTGTCTCCACTTCCCTATAAGTGGTTATATACATGATGCCCTAAAAAACAAAAAGTAGAAACCCCAAAAAATGTCCAATACTTTCCGTGTATTTCTAACCTGCAAATAGCAGCAACCTCTTTCCACATTGCAATGCCAATATGATATTACCAGCTTCATCTGCGTTAAAACCACAGCCTGATTAGTCTCCACTCTCCATTcaagtttaataaaatttaaataccaaagaaataaacaaaaaggaaaagaaaaagacaacaaatttatacaaatcatataGTATACATGGATAAGCACCCACAGACAGCTAGAGTTAAAAAATAGCTATCCATAAATAATTGTCAGAAGTTTTAACAAACCAATAATGCAACAAAGTGGCAGAGAGCGGATATAATTCATCTCATTCCAATATTACAACATGATAATAATTCTAAATGTTCTAATGCTTCCTAGTAAGCGAACCTAACATATAACACCATATCAAACCTGCCTAAATCCGTAAAAGTTATTACCTGTACACTGCTGTTACATGGGCAAACAAACTCAATCATGCCAGGACCCATTGCTGTTGGAACTGCTCCAACCACTAATTGCTTCATTCCAGCTTAGAATTAGAAGGCCTGTGATACAAGCTGCCCTGTACTGCTTGTAGATGCAGAGTTTGCTGTTGCGACTGCTGTTGCAATGGCTGCTGTTGTGGCAGCAAACTATGCTGATTTTGTAACTGCTGGTAAGGCTGTTGAGATGGTGGCGATGTGGAAGATTGTTGTATCTGTGGCTGTTGTGGCCACTGTGACCCATCAGTACTCCCATTAGAGGGTAGACTACCTGATAATTGTCTCTTCCCTAACCCTTGGCTGACAGAAGGTAGCAAATCACTACGAGCAGAATTTGGATGAGGAGGGCTCACCATGGGTCCCACTTGAGTGGCCACATTTGGCAAACCCAGATCACACACTGATTCTGATGGTTTCCCCTGATGGCCAACAGAAGGAGAAACAACCGATACATTGTCAGCTGAATCAATAGCAGCCTGAGGCATTGCCATGCTTGTGGCTGTACCCATAAGTGAAGCATTACTCATGGGCTGTTGGTCAGCTTGGGCGGGCTCAGCTTGAGATTTGCTGGAAGGATCAGAATTCACTTGCTGATTCTGCTGAATCATCCTTTTAACAGTAGGCTGACTTTGATTAACCTGCTTTTTATGTGATTGTGACTGTAGCTGCAAGTGCTGGCGGTTTAGACCCATAGCCGCTGGCAGGACGGACTGATGCACAGCTGATTGTGTATGAACAGAAGGCGCTGTGGAAACCTGAACTTGAGAACTATTATCAGAATGT
The Gossypium hirsutum isolate 1008001.06 chromosome A07, Gossypium_hirsutum_v2.1, whole genome shotgun sequence genome window above contains:
- the LOC107943720 gene encoding trihelix transcription factor ASIL1; this translates as MSYDPSPAAKKPQPLPWTHPETLNLIQAYQEKWYSLQRGQLKANQWEEVAVTVATRCGLFDDSAAKTALQCRHKMEKLRRRYRSERQNLGSASPWPYYDAMESLEQGPLPISARPLASIVPNGHEAGNYYHNDDENNPIEEEEEDDEEHEGGNRFSKSRSINYILRRPSVVNRFSGLMKKRVRTEEEGDGDGDAAITGKGEEDKGVELAMEIRRFAERVMRLERKKMEIMHETERLRMEMENKRIEMILDSEKKIVDAISTSLGSKTKE